One part of the Mariniflexile litorale genome encodes these proteins:
- a CDS encoding DUF3078 domain-containing protein codes for MKHVLLIAVCFFFQLAQSQPDTLFLRTKAPKYSGPEWIQKNKASVNLSEVTFVNWNSGGSNSISGLLGVESSANYTDTYFSWRNNAVIKYGVNKQEARELRKTDDLFELNSDIGFKPDSVSNWFYSAKLNFRTQLANGYKYPDKDIPISRFLAPGYLFFGGGMEYGKNIDKMSFYFSPLTLKATFVLDEDLANAGKFGVIPAVYDDEGNVLIPGERVKKELGILINNSYEMEVATNIKVKQQVSLYSDYVNNFGNVDVDWKLDFDFKVNNFVKATLGSHLRYDDDVKTTKPTDVEGVNDEAGAKVQWKQFLGIGFAVDF; via the coding sequence ATGAAGCATGTTTTATTAATAGCTGTTTGTTTCTTTTTTCAGCTTGCACAATCTCAACCAGACACTTTATTTTTAAGAACAAAAGCACCCAAATATAGCGGTCCTGAATGGATTCAAAAAAACAAAGCTTCGGTAAATTTAAGTGAAGTTACTTTTGTTAATTGGAATTCAGGGGGTAGTAATTCTATTTCTGGTCTTTTAGGAGTGGAATCTTCAGCTAATTATACTGATACCTATTTTTCATGGAGAAACAATGCGGTAATTAAATATGGGGTTAATAAGCAAGAGGCTAGAGAGTTAAGGAAAACAGACGATTTGTTTGAGTTAAATTCAGATATTGGCTTTAAGCCTGATAGTGTTTCAAATTGGTTTTATTCGGCCAAACTTAATTTTAGAACCCAGCTAGCAAACGGTTATAAATATCCAGATAAAGATATTCCTATTTCTAGGTTTTTAGCACCTGGATACTTGTTCTTTGGTGGTGGTATGGAGTATGGAAAAAATATAGATAAAATGTCTTTTTATTTTTCACCTTTAACATTAAAAGCGACATTCGTACTGGATGAAGATTTGGCAAATGCAGGTAAATTTGGAGTTATACCTGCGGTTTATGATGATGAAGGAAATGTGCTTATTCCAGGAGAGCGTGTTAAAAAAGAGCTAGGTATTTTAATAAACAATAGCTATGAAATGGAAGTTGCTACAAATATTAAAGTGAAGCAGCAAGTAAGTCTTTATTCTGATTATGTGAATAATTTTGGAAATGTTGATGTAGACTGGAAGCTTGACTTCGATTTTAAAGTGAACAATTTTGTAAAAGCAACACTTGGTTCTCATTTAAGATATGACGATGATGTAAAAACAACTAAACCAACCGATGTTGAGGGTGTTAACGACGAAGCTGGTGCTAAAGTGCAATGGAAACAGTTTTTAGGTATTGGTTTTGCGGTAGATTTTTAA
- a CDS encoding AIR synthase related protein: MGQEVSKRYAQRGVSASKEDVHNAIKNIDKGLFPKAFCKIVPDYLTNDDDYCLIMHADGAGTKSSLAYMYWKETGDISVWKGIAQDALIMNIDDLLCVGATDNIMLSSTIGRNKNLIPGEVLSAIINGTEELISELKNFGITIHSTGGETADVGDLVRTIIVDSTVTARMKRSDIINNANIQAGDVIVGLESYGQATYEKAYNGGMGSNGLTSARHDVFNTYLAYKYPESFDASVPEDLVYSGNIKLTDAVEGSPIDAGKLVLSPTRTYGPIIKKILSVYNSDNIHGMVHCSGGAQTKILHFVDEFHIIKDNMFPIPPLFKLIQEQSKTDWKEMYQVFNCGHRMELYVSPEIAENIVSISKSFNVNAKIIGRVEASKTKKLTIKSEFGEFNY; the protein is encoded by the coding sequence GCATCAAAAGAAGATGTTCACAATGCTATTAAAAATATCGATAAAGGGTTATTCCCAAAAGCATTCTGTAAAATAGTTCCAGATTATTTAACAAATGACGATGATTATTGTTTGATTATGCATGCTGATGGTGCGGGTACAAAATCCTCACTTGCATATATGTATTGGAAAGAAACAGGTGATATTTCTGTTTGGAAAGGGATTGCTCAAGATGCCTTGATCATGAATATTGACGATTTGTTATGTGTTGGTGCTACTGATAATATTATGTTATCATCAACCATCGGTAGAAATAAAAACTTAATTCCTGGCGAAGTGCTTTCTGCAATTATTAATGGTACAGAAGAGTTGATTTCTGAATTAAAAAATTTCGGAATAACCATTCATTCAACAGGAGGTGAAACAGCCGATGTGGGTGATTTGGTACGTACCATTATTGTTGATTCTACTGTAACTGCACGTATGAAGCGTAGCGATATAATTAATAATGCCAACATTCAAGCTGGGGATGTTATTGTAGGTTTAGAAAGTTACGGGCAAGCAACTTATGAAAAAGCCTATAACGGTGGTATGGGTAGTAATGGACTAACCTCTGCGCGTCACGATGTTTTTAATACGTATTTAGCTTATAAATACCCAGAAAGTTTTGATGCGTCTGTTCCAGAAGACTTGGTGTACTCTGGAAATATAAAATTAACAGATGCTGTTGAAGGTTCTCCAATAGATGCCGGGAAACTGGTGTTATCTCCAACACGAACCTATGGACCCATCATCAAAAAAATATTATCGGTATATAATAGTGATAATATTCACGGCATGGTACATTGTTCAGGGGGTGCACAAACCAAAATTCTTCATTTTGTTGATGAATTTCATATTATTAAAGATAATATGTTCCCCATTCCGCCATTATTTAAATTAATACAAGAACAGTCTAAAACCGATTGGAAAGAAATGTATCAAGTATTTAACTGTGGACACCGAATGGAGTTGTATGTGTCACCAGAAATTGCAGAAAATATTGTTAGTATTTCAAAATCCTTTAATGTTAATGCGAAAATAATAGGTCGTGTTGAAGCATCAAAAACTAAAAAGCTTACAATAAAAAGTGAGTTTGGGGAGTTTAATTATTAA